ttgggttttaccttgggtttcttcactagagcagcagctgatttgccgtttcatgaagtatcccttcatgcccttgcccttcttgaaactagtggtttcaccaaccatcaacaattgatgctccttcttgatttctactttcgcggtgtcaaacatcgcgaatacctcaaggatcatcatatctatccctgatatgttatagttcatcacgaagctctaacaacttggtggcaatgactttggagaaccatcactgtcttatctggaagatcaactcccactcgattcaaatgattgttgtactcagacaatctgagcacaagctcaacaattgagcttttctccttagtttgcaggttaagaaagtcatcggaggtcttatacctcttgacatgggcacgagcctgaaatcccaatttcagccctcaaaacatctcatatgtttcgcgatgtttcaaaaacgtctttggtgcctcaactctaaaccgtttaactgaactatcacgtagttatccaaacgtgtatgtcagatgttcgcaacaaccacagacaacgttcgaggttcagcacactgagcggtgcattaaggacataagccttctatgaagcaatgaggacaatcctcagtttacggacctagtccgcataattgctactatcaactttcaactaatttttctctaggaacatatctaaacagtagaactatagcgtgagctacgacataatttgcaaaaaccttttgactatgttcaggataattaagttcatattatgaactcccactcagatagacatccctctagtcatctaagtgattacatgatccgagtcaaactaggccgtgtccgatcatcacgtgagacggactagtcatcattggtgaacatcttcatgttgatcgtatcttctatacgactcatgttcgacctttcggtctccgtgttccgaggccatgtctgtacatgctaggctcttcaagttaaccctaagtgtttcgcgtgtgtaaatctgtcttacacccgttgtatgtgaacgttagaatctaacacccgatcatcacgtggtgcttcgaaacacgaactgtcgcaacggtgcacagttaggggagaacacttcttgaaattgttgtaagggatcatcttatttactaccatcgttctaagcaaataagatgtataaacatgataaacatcacatgcaatcaaatagtgacatgatatggccatcatcactttgctccttttgatctccatcttcggggctccatgatcatcatcgtcaccggcatgacaccatgatctccatcatcatgatctccatcatcgtgtcttcatgaagttgcctcgccaactattacttctactactatggctaacggttagcaataaagtaaagtaattacatgacgtttaagttgacacgcaggtcacaaataaattaagacaactcctatggctcctgccggttgtcatactcatcgacatgcaagtcgtgattcctattacaagaacatgatcaatctcatacatcacatatatcattcatcacatcctttggccatatcacatcacatagcataccctgcaaaaacaagttagacgtcctctaattgttgtttgcatgttttacgtggctgctatgggtttctagcaagaacgtttcttacctacgcatgaaccacaacgtgatatgccaattgctatttacccttcataaggacccttttcatcgaatccgatccgactaaagtgggagagacagacacccgccagccaccttatgcaactagtgcatgtttgtcggtggaaccggtctcacgtaagcgtacgtgtaaggttggtccgggccgcttcatccgacgatgccgccgaatcaagataatactagtaacggcaagcatattgaacaatatcgacgcccacaactactttgtgttctactcgtgcaaagaatctacgcaatagacctagctcatgatgccactgttggggaacgtagcagaagttcaaaattttcctacgtgtcaccaagatctatctatggagagactagcaacgaggggaaggagaattcatctacatacccttgtagatcgctaagcggaagcgttcaagtgaacggggttgatggagtcgtactcgtcgtgattcagatcaccgatgatcctagtgccgaacggacggcacctccgcgttcaacacacgtacagctcgacgatgtctcccacgccttgatccagcaaggagagagggagaggttgaggaagactccatccagcagcagcacaacggcgtggtggtgatggagaagcgtggcaatcctgcagggcttcgccaagcacctacgggagaggaggaggtgtcacgggagggagggaggcgccaagggctcaggtatggatgccctccctcccctccactatatataggggcaagggagaggggggaggcgcagccttgccccttactcaagaaaggggtgcggccaagagggggggaggagtccatcctccccaaggcacctcggaggtgccttccccctttaggactctcccctttttcctatatcttggcgcatgggcctctaggggctggtgcccttggcccatgtaggccaaggcgcaccccctacagcccatgtggccccccggggcaggtggccccacccggtgggcccccgggacccttccggtggtcccggtacaataccgatgaccccgaaacttgtcccgatggccgaaacaggacttcctatatataaatctttacctccggaccattccggaactcctcgtgatgtccgggatctcatccgggactccgaacaacattcggtaaccacatacaagcttcctttataaccctagcgtcatcgaaccttaagtgtgtagaccctacgggttcgggagacatgcagacatgaccgagatgttctccggtcaataaccaacagcgggatctggatacccatgttggctcccacatgttccacgatgatctcatcggatgaaccatgatgtcaaggactcaatcgatcccgtatacaattccctttgtctagcggtatggtacttgcccgagattcgatcgtcggtataccgataccttgttcaatctcgttaccggcaagtctctttactcgttccgtaacacatcatcccgtgatcaaccccttggtcacattgtgcacattatgatgatgtcctaccgagtgggcccagagatacctctccgtttacacggagtgacaaaaatcccaatctcgattcgtgccaacccaacagacactttcagagatacccgtagtgtacctttatagccacccagttacgttgtgacgtttggcacacccaaagcactcctacggtatccgggagttgcacaatctcatggtctaaggaaatgatacttgacattagaaaagctttagcatacgaactacatgatcttgtgctaggcttaggattgggtcttgtccatcacatcattctcctaatgatgtgatcccgttatcaacgacatccaatgtccatggtcaggaaaccgtaaccatctattgattaacgagctagtcaactagaggcttactagggacatggtgttgtctatgtatccacacatgtatctgagtttcctatcaatacaattctagcatggataataaacgattatcatgaataaggaaatataataataatcaatttattattgcctctagggcatatttccaacaccaccgGCCTCTGTGAGGCATGCCGTGTCTAAGCCCGCGTTCGTCGTCTTGAAGGAGCACTGGCGTCCATGGCTACCGCCCCCTCGAGCGGATCTCAGGACACCGTCGGTGCCACCACAGCAATAGTCCCTACAACATGATCTTTGTTGCATATTTTTTCCGCAACATGATCTTTGCTGGAATACAAACATTTTTGCAACATGATCTTTACtgtaaaaataaataaatctaTAAACGTTTTTAAAACATAATGTTTGCTGCAATTTTTTTGCAACACAACTTGTTACAAATATTTCTACCACACAATTTCTATTACAAAAGGTTTCATAACAAGATTTTTGTTGCAAAAGTAAACGACGAAGCATGGCCGCAAGATTATTCAAGCGACGGATCTTTCGTCGGCCACGCGTAACACGCCCCATAATAAACAATCTAAATTCTAAAGACATCGCGCCATAGGTGTACACAACATAATAAACGCCAGCGTTGCAATCACTGCTCTGCTTTCTTCACCATCCCAAAGTCCGGCGACATGAACTCCGTGACCGTCCTCGCCGCCGGCCTGGCCTTGAGCTCCTCCCACCACGCCTTGACATGCGGGCGCTCCTCGACCAGCGACGCGTACTCCGTCTCCATGAAGTAGTGCATGAGCGGGAAGTGGCTGAGGTCGGCGAGGCTGACCGACTCCCCGGCGAGGTACTTGGACGCCGACAGCCGCGCCTCGTACACCTCCAGCACCTTCCTCAGCTTGACGACGTTCTCGTCGACGATGGCCTGATCGCGCGTGCCGCCGAGGAACGGGACGAGGAGGCACTGGATCGAGATGGCACCAGCCGAGGGATTGTACTGGTGGGCCTCCACCTCCAGCCACACGTCCACCATCGCCGCCGACTCCGGCGAGCCGTCGCCCACCAGCAGCTCCGGCTGGTACTTGCGAAGCACGTGCCTCGCGATTGCGCGCGATTCTGCGTGAGAATTTCCGATCACTATTGCAGGCTCTCCTTGACGATCTGTGGTGTAAACAGAGGAGATAGTGATGGGAATTACCGAAGAGGGTGAGGTCGCCGTCCTCGAGAACGGGGACCTGGCCGAAGGGGTTCCTGGCGAGGAAGTCCGGCAGGAGGTGGTCGCCGGCCTCACGTTTCATGGGGATGAGCTCGTAGTCGACGCCTGCTTCCTCCAGGCAGATCAGCGCGCGTGCCACGAACGGTGAGACCGCCCATCCGTAGACCTTCAGCGCCGGCGCCATCGCCTGTCGAGATAGTTCGCGTCCGCTTCTTGGAGTTGACTGCAATACATAGATGAGTTCATGATTAAATAGGCTCGAACGTGGTACGTGTGTTCGTACCGTCACTGCTTGCGTCCAAAGTAGAGTGTCGACATAGTCCCAATCCACTGCCTTAGCGTACACTAATTGTCACTTCAAATGGTCGATGCAAAtgcatattactccctccattcggaattacttgttTTGAATttggatatatctagaactaaaatacatctaaatacatccatttctgcgacaagtaatttcgaacagAGGAAGTATTTTCTAGGAAGAAGGTTATCGCTTGATCTTAAAGTGAAGccctctactacttaaaaagaagtAAGGTTCTCATTCCATATTTTTTTCTCACCACCCCTTCATCCAATCTTccatgtatatgataatcaatcatcTTAATTTACTTACTTTCTGAACCAATTTCACTTTAATTTATTTACCAAACTTCCGATCAAAATATAGAAGAATTCATGTgcagaatttgatgaacatttatttacacaatcgcgttattattattattattgctagAAACAATCGCATTATTATTGATAGGTAAATCATAAGTTAACATACTAaaatatttatatcccgttgcaacgcacgagcattgtTCTAGTACAAGTATAAAGAGGGCAAGACTAGAAACATGCGATGCAAAAGAGCTCCTGTTGGTCACTCGAACAGAAATCCCGACGCATAGGG
The sequence above is a segment of the Triticum dicoccoides isolate Atlit2015 ecotype Zavitan chromosome 1A, WEW_v2.0, whole genome shotgun sequence genome. Coding sequences within it:
- the LOC119366862 gene encoding glutathione S-transferase 4-like, which codes for MAPALKVYGWAVSPFVARALICLEEAGVDYELIPMKREAGDHLLPDFLARNPFGQVPVLEDGDLTLFESRAIARHVLRKYQPELLVGDGSPESAAMVDVWLEVEAHQYNPSAGAISIQCLLVPFLGGTRDQAIVDENVVKLRKVLEVYEARLSASKYLAGESVSLADLSHFPLMHYFMETEYASLVEERPHVKAWWEELKARPAARTVTEFMSPDFGMVKKAEQ